The Oryza brachyantha chromosome 6, ObraRS2, whole genome shotgun sequence region aattatatatactctcacctcaaaagtcaaaactttaaatagtAGTATTTCTTAAGGGAAAATGTTTTTACTCTATGGTAAAATGGTACTGCTTGCGGAATAAGTTCATTGGAGATCCCTTAAATTGACAACGAGTTTGATTTTGTCCCTGAACCATAATACCAGATACAACATGCTACTCAACTGTCAAAACCGGTGTAGACGAGATCCCTTAGCAGTTTTAGCCGACGTAGTGTCTACGTAGCTGGTTTGACTTGGCTCTCATCCTATGTGACAGTGATGTCgcactaaaaacaaaaatataaaattaaagaaaatgtgTGTCCTTTACGACGATACCCTCCACCAAATCGACTTCCCCTGGCTCCGGCAAATTCAAGTAGACAGAGAAAAGAGGGGATGAGATGGAGAAAGCGGTGCCCACTACATGTGAGTcccattattttctaattttattatttgactGTCATGTGGGcctacatattttgttttgttttttaaatgttaaattttactTCATGTGCCACGTCAGATGAAAATCATGTCAAATTAGCCTGTAGGAACCACGTCAGCTAAAATCACGGTCTAAATTACCCGAGACTTACTTTACACCGATTTTAATAGTTAAGAGACTCCTGTTGGAGGACAAAAATCGGATTCTTTGATAAGTTAAAGGACCTCAGATGAACTTATTCTGCTCCCTGCAGTGTCCTCATGGCCGCGTACATTACAGGCCCAAAAAGCCCAATACGGGACAAAAAGCATTCACTAGAACGGCCCAAATATGACCTTGTCTATTTGGGCCGAAATTGAGGCCATGACATCCACATGGGCCACGACAGAAGAAGCCCATGGGAACGAAGGCCCAAATAGCTCCTGTGGTACAGATCGACGCGACGCTCCGACACGCTACGCTACGCTTCGGCTTTCGCTTCTCGGGAGAGAGACCAAAGAAatggcggcgagcgcgagctTGGATTTGGCGACGGCCATGGCGTCCGCggggctcctcctccgcggcccTGCCGCGCCCGGCGCGGTCTCTCTCCGGGGACGGAGCGGGAAgggcggcggcctcgcctTCTCCGCCGCTCCGTCCTCCAACGGTAGGTTCTTGCTCCGGCTCCGCTTCGTCCTTTGCATTTGTTCTTCGCTTTCGTGAGCAGCGGTGTCCGGATTGGAATATCTTTGGATGAGTGATTGGAAGAAAGAACTAGATGAGGTCGATGCAGGTAGTGGATTGCACAGTAGTGGTAAGGTTTGATGCTAGCCAGTGACTCGGTGATGGTTCTATGGAATGGAAGGGTTCAGCACTTCAGCTGAGACATTTCAAGAACAGTGGAATCGTATGGTTGAGGACTTCAGATCTAGTAAATTCAGACAGGGGAAGTTCGATTGTGTGATTGCCTGATTGGAGATTATGATTCATGAATCTGAACAAATAGGATTCGCCTTGTAGTATGTAATGTGCTTGTCCATGGGAAAATTCCTGTCATGGAAATTCTTGTCAATGGGAGAATGGGGGTTGATTTTTGATGTTTGGATTAAGCTGATTGTATGActtgatgaaaatttttcatgatGCAGGTGCAGCTGTTCCATCCTCACTAAATGACTCAGAGAAAAAGGGCCCTGTGGTGATGGAAATTCCATTGGACAGGATTAGGAGGCCACTGATGCGGACGCGCGCCAACGATCCAGCCAAGGTGCAAGAACTCATGGACAGTATCCGTGTCATTGGCCTCCAAGTACCTGTGGGTATCTCTGGTACCTTTATCACATTTCCTGTCCACACAAGCACCACTTGTTTGGTTAATTGATGATCTAGTAATAAAGGATTCTGTTGAATTGAATATTTTGGTTGTAGTTAGTACAGGGTAACTTAGTCATATATGAATTCTAGAGTCATGCTTGTACTGCATGTTCCACCTCTAGTGAATTCACTGAAGCAGAAACGATTTGCTATTAGATTAAATTAAGCAAAATTTACTTTTGCTTAATGTTCGATTGAACTTCATGTCCTCATAAATATAGTTTGTGCCAAAACTGACCTGAACCCACCCCAGTTTGCTTACATGTGGGAAAAGGTAGCTGATTTGAGAATTCTCGTCTTACTTGATGTTTCGTCTGGGGCAATACACATTAAAATACATGAGTATAATGTTTACAAAACAATCTAAACATGCTAGGAGTATGTTTTTATACTTCCATATATTTCACATGCTTATCTAAACTTGTCTGAAAAGAAGGCAAATTGCAGCTTTGACACTGCACAATATTCCCTTTCAAATGAGCTATTCTTGGTTTAGTTGGCACATCCTGCTTGTTATCCGCCAGATCAATCATACTGGAGTTTATAGTTAGGAATTGGGGATCTGAATAACTTGTAGTATACATCACTTGTGTCCAATAACTTGAACCTCTAATATACTTTGTAGTTACACTTATGGGTTCAATTCTTGCATATTTGCAGATTGATGTACTGGAGGTCGATGGAGTCTACTATGGTCAGTAATGCTGATGATCCAAGTCATAAACTCGTGCCTCACCCCTTCGAAACATGGATCAGATTCCTAATGCTGAAAACATTCTCCTGCATTATCTTCAGGCTTTTCTGGATGCCACCGCTATGAGGCTCACCAGCGCCTAGGGCTCCCGACGATCCGCTGCAAAGTCCGTCGAGGAACGAAAGAAACGCTGAGGTGAGCCCATCTTCCTTCAGCCTGGATGGTCTGTTCTTTGCAGGCGCCATATGCGATGAAAAATTTCACGCACTCAAGCTTGAATCGGTTCTTTCAGGCACCATATGCGATGAATGGAGGACTGGATGGTAGGCTGGTAGCTGATGGACAGACTGCTTCAGGCAGAAAGTGTTGATCTGTGCAGCAAAGTGTTCATATGATATTCTCCTCATGTAAATGTTATTCAAACAAACTGGTTCATTACTGAATAGTGATTAGTGAATACTAAATGAAAATTTCAATCTAGAACTTACATGGATCAGGATGAACCCTAACTGATCAAATTTGAAGGGAGTAAATTGGGGTGCTCTATTCAGGTGCTTTATGCAACTACcgcagtgaaaaaaaaaacactaccCCAAGTCCAAGTGATGCACCAAACACTCTATACAACACTATGAGGTTTGGAAAATTCAGAATCGGAGTCACCTGCTCCCTACTTCccataaaaaacaaacctCGTGCTGGATATGACACATCTTAGCACTCTCTCCGTTTcgcaatgtaagactttctagcattgtctaggttcatatagatgctaatgaatctagacatatatataaattatatacattcattaataaatgaatttagacaaggttagaaagttttacgatatgaaacagaggtagtactacATATCTTCTCTAAATTCGTTGTACTACTATATATCATATCCATTACTAGAGTTGCTTTTTGTAGGACATAAgaagtaaaaaataacatgtctACTTTTGCTCTCAACTATTGTTCGAGTTCAATTTCGCTCCCTCAACTGCAATACGAAGCACGGATGCTCACTTAACTAGCGAAACCAGTGTAAGTGATAATCTCTCGGTGATTTGGCAGGTGGTTTTTGACGTGGCGCGTTGACCTAATTAAGAAGAGTTTACTACTCTCTCTGTtctctctgtttcacaatgtaagattttgtagccttgcctagatttatataaatgctattgaatctatatatatatcaattgataaatttaaacaaggctagaaaaatCTTACAATGTGAAAAGGAGGTAGTAGATTTGAAGAAAATGCTTTGGGCCAGAATAAGATTGGTAGGGCCTTTCTTAGTGGGCCCAATTGGGCTGTACGCAGAGTTAGGCCGAACAGTAAGCTTCACTTTTTATTGGGCCCGGCCCACTAACTAAatgcttcctcttcttcttctcgaaGGCAAAAACCACACTGCGCAAGGCAGCGGCTTCAGGACGCGCGCAGACAGCAAAAACGCGCGAGCGGAGGAGAcggggatggcggcggaggcggaggcgaaggaAGGGAGGTGGGAGGCGGAACCGGAGGTGATGGAGGTGGAGATGGGAGTCGGGGGAGCGATGGAGGATGGGGAGATCGAGGGGGGAGTTgatcaggaggaggaggaggaggaggacaagGCGGAGGGGAATGGGGACGGGAGGATGGCTGAGGAGGACGGCGTGGGGGACCGGAAGGtgtggaggaagaggaagaacaagcagcagcagcaggagcagcagccgcGCACGCCCATCGTGGCGGAGAGCCGTGCCTCGTGGAGGGGCAAAGTCGGGAAGGGGATAGGACGGGGGTTTCACCACCGCCCTTGGTAATGGCCCTAGGCACCACCACTTCCTAGCTCTTGCTTCGATCATCGCGTTCTTGGATTTGGCCAGTGTGGTGTAGTTTATGCTTCCTAGGTGATCCATTCTTTATAAGTTTCTTGCTTTGATTGATGCTCTGCAGTAGAATTGGGTTTGGGTAGCATCTCACTATGCGTTGGTTATTACTGCATCCAGGCCAATTTATGGTGGTTTACTTACTGGTTCTGTAGGATCTTTTAATCTTTATGTAATGCGCCACATTGGGTTGTAGAATTGCAGGTGTCTTCCATTGTGGAGATCAAAAATTGATGCCAATTGAGCACCTTGTATAATGGGTGCATGGTGTGTTTAGTTGCTAACTTGCTATCTTTACAATTTGTTCGTTCGGACtgcatcatgcatatatatggtaTGGTGGTTTAGTACGACTCTACGCATACGAgttgtggattttttttttctttctgggAATGAATCGGCACGAGAGTGTGCCCATTTCTTTGAATAGAGAGGATTAGCGCTAGTTGTGGAATTGATGGTGCCTGCATTCACCTTAGGGTAATACAGTAAATAGAAGagcattttttattatacatACAAGTCGCATTATTGTATCTAGTTGGATCAAGTGTGAATTTATAGAGCTAGGATCTGACCGTAGTACTGTACACCGTAGTATACGTACTTTCAGTTTTCTGGCAACATCTACTAATTCTGTAGACTGAAAAGCACTAGTACTGCAGCACATGTACTTGATTGATGTTTGTTCCTGTATATAGTTGCTGGAACCTTTTATGCTttcattttgttattttttacacTGTCGGCTTGGAGCCCTGATCATTGTTGATTTGTTTAAAATTGCCAGTTCTAAATTTGAGTGGATTGCTCAATGTTTCTGGACAATAGCAACTTCAATATGCTTTGACTATACCAGGTCTCTCCGTTAGTGATGCCTTGCACTGTCTCATTATCTTCTCTTTCATTTTAAAGGATTCTGCAACAGTACATGCTGAACAGATTTAACAGACCTGGAGTATACGGTGGTGCCATTATCATCTGCAATCACATGCTTAAGCGGGAGTTCTTCCAGAAGAAACTTTTTGGACTTCCAGGCTATGCTACATCTTTCATAAAGAAGATCAGAGCTGGTATGCTTCTCTTTGTGTTTGAGCATGAGGAAAGAAAACTTTATGGGGTATTTGAAGCTAATTCAGATGGATCACTGAACAATCTTACAAATCCATTTACTTCTTTGAGGAAGCCCCGACCAGCCCAGGTAATTACGCTTTTGTTGGCTTTGTTCTCCTAGTTTCATCTGTCCTTAAGGTCTGGGACCTCTGATTCATGTTCTTTCTGACGTTAAGCTCTTGCTTCGTGATTTACTTTTGGTAAATATTTCTAGCAATGCTATTAGCCGCTTCTTATACAGTTTACAATACAGAGAAATATTgataaatgctattttatcGTTTGCCTTGTGTCTGAAATTCAGGTTCATTTCAGAAGAGTGTGGTTTTGCAAACCCTTGGTTGAAATTGAGTTTTCTAGTGCCATCAAGGGAAACTGTCTCCAACCCCAAATGTCCTTCTTTGGTATATCATACCAACAGGTTTGCTATGTCAAGTTTCAggttttttatgtaattatctTTGCCCTAGTTTCTCTAGGACCTGCTTACTGCTGATTCAAGGTTTTTCTTAGTACAGGTTTTAAATCTGGTGGACCTGTTTGCTTCAAAGAGGATTGGATTGCAGCCTTACCAGAAACCAAAATCTAGAGTTATATGGGATTACAAAATCTCTCTGGCTCATCCTGGCCGAGAGTTCAGTCCACACACTCGTAACATGACCTCTAGCCGTTCACCTCCCATATTTTGCAAGAACAGATTTTCATTCCCACACAGTTGTTTCATGCAGACCAAACAGAATGCTAAGCATGGTGCTTGCAAGTATGAATCTCCTTTATATGTTCCACTTAAGTCTGTGATATTCAAAGCACCAGATGTCAAAGGAGAGAGCTTAGAGCCAAATGCTGATTATATACCACTTGAGCTAGATGATTGCAAGTCTGACAGTGATGCAGATCTGTCAGATGGTTTGGAAACTATAGGCTTCTATTCAACACTAGAGGGCTGCATCAGCCTTGAGAATCAAGATCTCAAACCTTTTAATGGAAATTTCATTGGGGATGGTGGGCATAATTCACATGTGCTGATTCCAGGGCTCAATTCTGAATGTGGAACAGGTCGAAACAGTGTGCTTTCTCACATTATGAAAGAGAGGCAATCAATCTTGCAGGCCAGGGGAGGCAAGAGGTGCAAACGCAAGGCAATTCTCGAGTTTGATGAACACTCATCCCCAAGGAGATGTACTATGAAAAAGGTTTCATTTAGTTTTTCTGGTGAAGAAATTTCAGTTACTTCTGAGAAATCATTGCACAGGCCTGAATTTATGGAATTAGATAGCAGAAGGGAAGCATCTACTGAAGAAGGAAAGCCAGAAGTTGGTTGCTTGGTTCAAAAGACTTGGAGCAAAGGGGAAGATGTTTCAGCAAAAGTCAAGCTGATGAGCCTTTCCTTGCCTGAAGGAATTGCTGATCATGTCCATAGCTGCTCCAGCAATAGTCGATCACTAGTGACTCAAACAGGTATCAAGTTGACCTACACAGTTCTCACGGACAAGGAATGAAAGTTGAAGAACAACCTTTCAATCGAGGAAATGTAGTAAAGATAGGGTTCATTCACTAGctaaatatagttttgttgCACCAATGCTCTCCTTGAGAGGAATTTCTCCGAGGGAACTTCTTGGATAGGTAAATCCTAGGATGGCACCAATATGCTTTCGTCTCACAATGCTTTAGGCCTATTAGCTGATGTAAATATAGCCTCACAGTTATCACAGTTTTCGTCTTCCAATTCAACAAAACTCCAGCATGAGTGCTGTTTTGGATCTGTAAGAGGATCCGAGTACAATGCCTAACTGACATTTATATACTATAGTATTTTGTGGGCACTCTGCTTACTAGATGGGTATCTTCTGCAtctacatatatgttttttgtctttcttttcttgtgaTGTTCATCTGTGAGTTTGATCATATCATAAAGGCGGTACCGTCAAGCTTGTGAGTTGTGAATATGATTTACCTTGCTTCATGCAGGATAAACTGCTTATGTACAGATCAGGGAATGGCAGGTAGCCACATTCTAATCGTGAATGCGTCGCTGAATCTTTCgcagtaaaatttatatggaaaGAAATTTATGTGAAAAAGACGTAGAATTCCTGGTTTTAAATGGGCTTCAACGAGGGATTTGGGCTCTTCCAATTTAGCCCTAACAGAGAAGGGTCAGTCTGAGCTCTGAACTGAAGCCCATAAGTTTCCAGGGACCAGGTTGTGATTTCAGTTTCTTCCAGGAACCCTTCTGTACGTTGTGGTGTGGCTTGCTTGCTACCGTAGGGTGACTGCATCAAAATTTCATGGTACAATTCATCTGAGAAAATCAATATAGATCAAACTGTAGCCgagaaaatcaaaattttatggtcATAGCATTTTCAAACAACAGAGATTACGTGC contains the following coding sequences:
- the LOC102714197 gene encoding uncharacterized protein LOC102714197 isoform X1; amino-acid sequence: MEVEMGVGGAMEDGEIEGGVDQEEEEEEDKAEGNGDGRMAEEDGVGDRKVWRKRKNKQQQQEQQPRTPIVAESRASWRGKVGKGIGRGFHHRPWILQQYMLNRFNRPGVYGGAIIICNHMLKREFFQKKLFGLPGYATSFIKKIRAGMLLFVFEHEERKLYGVFEANSDGSLNNLTNPFTSLRKPRPAQVHFRRVWFCKPLVEIEFSSAIKGNCLQPQMSFFGISYQQVLNLVDLFASKRIGLQPYQKPKSRVIWDYKISLAHPGREFSPHTRNMTSSRSPPIFCKNRFSFPHSCFMQTKQNAKHGACKYESPLYVPLKSVIFKAPDVKGESLEPNADYIPLELDDCKSDSDADLSDGLETIGFYSTLEGCISLENQDLKPFNGNFIGDGGHNSHVLIPGLNSECGTGRNSVLSHIMKERQSILQARGGKRCKRKAILEFDEHSSPRRCTMKKVSFSFSGEEISVTSEKSLHRPEFMELDSRREASTEEGKPEVGCLVQKTWSKGEDVSAKVKLMSLSLPEGIADHVHSCSSNSRSLVTQTGIKLTYTVLTDKE
- the LOC102719394 gene encoding sulfiredoxin, chloroplastic/mitochondrial — translated: MAASASLDLATAMASAGLLLRGPAAPGAVSLRGRSGKGGGLAFSAAPSSNGAAVPSSLNDSEKKGPVVMEIPLDRIRRPLMRTRANDPAKVQELMDSIRVIGLQVPIDVLEVDGVYYGFSGCHRYEAHQRLGLPTIRCKVRRGTKETLRHHMR
- the LOC102714197 gene encoding uncharacterized protein LOC102714197 isoform X2 yields the protein MLPRILQQYMLNRFNRPGVYGGAIIICNHMLKREFFQKKLFGLPGYATSFIKKIRAGMLLFVFEHEERKLYGVFEANSDGSLNNLTNPFTSLRKPRPAQVHFRRVWFCKPLVEIEFSSAIKGNCLQPQMSFFGISYQQVLNLVDLFASKRIGLQPYQKPKSRVIWDYKISLAHPGREFSPHTRNMTSSRSPPIFCKNRFSFPHSCFMQTKQNAKHGACKYESPLYVPLKSVIFKAPDVKGESLEPNADYIPLELDDCKSDSDADLSDGLETIGFYSTLEGCISLENQDLKPFNGNFIGDGGHNSHVLIPGLNSECGTGRNSVLSHIMKERQSILQARGGKRCKRKAILEFDEHSSPRRCTMKKVSFSFSGEEISVTSEKSLHRPEFMELDSRREASTEEGKPEVGCLVQKTWSKGEDVSAKVKLMSLSLPEGIADHVHSCSSNSRSLVTQTGIKLTYTVLTDKE